The nucleotide window GTTAGTTCTAGAGAGTGGTTTTACTTCAAACAACCTTACTGACAGCTACCAGATTGGAGAAGGATTTGTTGGACAAGTAGCAGCATCAAATAAATCCATAACAATAGATTCCCCTGGTGAGGAATGGTACATTCCAGTTGGTACATTACATATTCCTTTAAAAACTATTGCTGGAATTCCAATATCCTATCAGAATAAACTACTGGGAGTAATTGTGCTGGGTAGCCTTCAGAGTATCTCCAAAAAACAGCTCACCATGTTTAACCAGATAGCGTCCCAACTGGGGATTACTCTAAACAACATTTCTAATTACAACTCTATCCAATCACTTGTGGGAAAATTAGAAACCAAAAATATTGACTTGGATAGAGAAAAAAAATATGCAGAAGCAGTATTAAGAAGCTCCGCAGAAGGTATTCTTAGTATTGACACTAACTGTACAATCCAATCTTGGAGTATAGGTGCTGAGAGAATAACCGGCTATACAGCTTCAGAAGTTCTCGGCAAAAAATGCATTGATTTACTTATGCACTCTGATTCAAAGGGAAATCATTTATGTAATACTAAAAGTTGTTACGGTTCTCAGCTTATCCAGGAAAGAAAATTTATTAATGGGGAAGAGTTTTTTTTAAAAACAAAAAAAGGAATTTCTATTCCTTGCCTGCTTAGCGCCTCACCAATTATAGATGAAGATGGTACTATTCTGGGTGCAGTTGAAGTTTTTAGAGATATTTCTGATGAAAAAGCCAATCTGCACCAAATTCAACAAGCTAATAAAGCCAAAAGTGAATTTCTTGCCACAATGTCCCATGAGTTGAGAACTCCACTAAATTCCATTCTGGGCTTTTCAGAACTACTCGAGCAAGAGGTTGCTGGGAAATTAGGTGGAAAACAAACCCGATATGTCCAGAACATTATATATAGTGGTAATCATCTTCTGTCTCTAATTAATGACATTTTAGATATCTCAAAAATTGAGTCAGGGAAAATGGAATGGGAAGAAGAACAATTTAATTTGGCCAATATGCTTAAGAACAGCCTCACTATGATTAAGGAAAGAGCCCTTAAGGATGGGATAAAACTTCAATTACAAATTGATGAAAAGTCCCTCACAGATGTATATGGTGACAAGAGAAAAATCCAACAAATTGTTTATAACTTGTTAACCAATGCCATTAAATTTACTCCAAAAGAAGGCTCAGTAGGATTAAATGCTAGAGTAGAAAACAGCTTGGTAGTAATCGAAGTATGGGATACGGGGATTGGCATACCAAATGATAAGCACAAGATCATCTTTGAACCATTTTTGCAATTAGATAACTATTTAAGCAGAAAGTATGAGGGGGCTGGTCTAGGACTTAATTTAGTTCAAAAAATGGTCGAATTAGGTAATGGTACAGTTCAGGTGGAAAGTGAATTAAACAAGGGTAGTAAGTTTATCGTTAAATTTCCTCTAACGATTTCCACATCATTGCAAGACCAAGTGAATGTAGAAGCCATTGCAAGTATAAAAAAAGATAATTTAGTCAACAAAGTAGGTAAAAGTAAACCCTTATCTCTAATAATTGAAGATGACCCATCATTTACTTCAGTACTCTCAGAGTATTTAGATGATCTCAACTTTCACTCCATTATTGCAAAAACCGGAGAAGAGGGTATATCTATTGCAGATGAACATAGCGAAGAGTTATCCTTGATAACCCTTGACATCATGCTACCTGAAAAAGATGGATGGGACGTACTATCAGAATTGAAAAACCGCAAAAAAACTGCTCATATTCCCGTAGTGATAATATCTATCCTATCTGATCAAGATAAAGGTCTAGCTTTAGGGGCTCAAGATTACCTCTTAAAACCAATAAATCAAGACAGGCTGTATTCTGCTTTAGAAAATATTTTCCCAGAAATACAGGCGGAAAACATTGAACTTCTTGCCATTGATGATGAACCACTAGCTTTGGAGTTAATCTCAGATCTATTGGAAGCTAAAGGCTATAAAGTACAGAAAGCTTATAGCGGGAAGGAAGGAATTGAAAAAGCTAAAAGTATATCACCCGCAGTAATCCTACTTGATTTAATGATGCCAAAGATGGATGGCTTTGATGTAATAGATGAACTTGCTAAAATCCCTGAAACCAAGGATATTCCAATTATCATAGTAACTGCGAAAATTTTAACCCTTGAGGAAAAGAAAATTTTAAATGAAAAAGTATATCATATTGCCAAAAAAAGCGATTTGAAGCTTGATCAGTTCGCAAAAGCAATAAAAAAGGCCATTAAGACTAGGACACCAACAACCTAGTAGTAGTAGTACAAAAAAGGTACTGCATCAAAGCAGTACCTTTCTTTATTCTTCGTATTCTAATCTTTATGGACGAAGAGTCCACACCAGCAACGTTTCATTTGGTCAAATTCTTCTCTGTGGAAGGGTATACATGGACAAACAATTTTCATGTCTCTTTCCCTATCACCTATCATTGCCTGACACGGACAATAGGGGCTACCATATTTTTTCTCAATTTGAACTTCTTGCTCCAACAGAAATTCTACCAGTTCTTGATCATCGGAGAATCGATACCCCAGCTTATCAACTACTTCGGCATACCATTTTCTATACTTTTCTTTCCTATCCATTGCGCAATACTCCTTAGAATAAAAGTTCCTTCAGTTTCTCTTCATTAAACCCTACTAAATGTTTATCGTCAATTTTCATTACAGGAAACTTCACATCACCCGTTAATTTCATGACTTCATCAATTAGCTTTTGTTTTTCTTCTCCCTCCTGCAAATCCACATCAACATACTCAAAATCTACATTGTTTTCTTTAAAAAACTTCTTAGCCTTTTGGCAGTAAAAGCAGGTACTTAAAGCGTATAAGAAAACCTTCATTATTAATCCACTCTCCCTTCCTTAAATATATATACCGTGCCTTCTTCTATCTTAGTTTGATACAAGGGCAATTTTATTTCAGTTGCATCGATAAATTCTCCTGTTCTAATATCAAAAATCCAGTCATGGCACGGGCATTTTAGAAAATACCCCTCTAGTTCTCCTTTATGTAAGGCACAACCGAGATGAGGGCATTGGTTATGTAGTGCAAACAACTCATCTTCCACTTTAATAATTATAATAGGCTCCCCATCTATTTTTGCCCTAAAAGGTACCTTTTCTACTAACGATTTTTCATCAGTAACCTTCATCCACATATGTATGTCCTCCTCTAGCCTTAATTACCCATCTAACTTTATTTGCGTCCGCCTGATTAACTTGGCGTACCAGTATCAATCATACGCCAACTAAGTCATGCACTAGCATTTCTAAAATTCAGTATAAAACTACTGAATTAAGAACTTGGGGTCGATTGCTTCGGGCCAGCAAACTGAAACACATTCTCCACAACCTATACATTTATCATTAATAATAAAAGGATCACCAAACTCACTTGTTCCCATGTCCATTTTACTTTGATTATAACCAGTCTCTATTGCATCATGATTACAAACAACAGCACAGTTACCACAGGCAATACAGTTATTGTTAATTGTATATTTCAAAGGTCAATCACCCTTTTAATGGTATTGACCTTATTATCTGTAAGAGTAGTTTCCTTTATGCCATTTTCTACCCAGATATTTCTTTAGGAAACAATGTCATCGGATAAAACTTTCTATTATTGTATCATTTATATCAGTAGTCAGGGGATAAATATTTATCCCCTGACTATCACCGCTAAGACTCCCATCTTCTATAAGTGGGCTCTAAATCAGGTGGAGTAAAGTCTCCATCTGATTCCCCAATGTTCAGCTTTGGCTGAACGAGTTCACTTCCCTATTAGAACTTGCAGGACTGCTGTTTCCAAAGCTTGTAATTGTAATGTTTTGTGAAGTTTCTCCCCCTCTGCCGTCTTCTACATGGATTGAAAAAGTGAAAGTGCCTTTTTGAGTTGTTGGTTCAAACACCAACTTGTTACCAACAAGCTTTACAAATGACGGAGCATCATCCCCAAGACTTATGGTTATTACATCTCCATCCGGATCACTTGCCACAACTTCTATAATAGTAACTAACTGCAAGGTAGGGCTATTATTTATTTCTGACATCTCGATAAAAGCTTGATATGTCAACTCTTCACTTTTGTTTCCAGCATGGTCAATGGCATATATTCCTATTGTGTAATCTATCCCTGCACTTAACCCTTCAATATTTTGAAAGTAATCCGCGGTATTATGTGATCCTCTTATAGATCCATCTTCATCATAAATATTAAGAATATACTCTGAAACCCCTAGATCATCAGATGCAGATGTCCATGAAAGAGCAAGACTTGATGATGTTAGTTGGTTTGCATTTATACTGCTGTTATTATCCCATTGAGGAGGAAGAACATCAATGTATAGGGGCAAATTACTATTTTCACTTGTTCCGTCCCCTAGCTGGCCATCTTCGTTTACCCCCCATGCCCATAAAGCTCCATCAGAATTCATTGCTAACGAATGGTTTGTTTTACTGGTAATATCAGCTATGTCTGACGTGGTTGTAATTTCTTGGGGTGTATATTTATTATACCTGTAATAATCATCTACATATTCAGTAGCTCCAATACCCAACTGGCCATTCTCGTTATTACCCAATGCCCATACACTACCATTTGACCTTATAATTAGTGAATGGCTTTCACCACCTGCAATGTCAAGAATATCTGTTACTGGCACACTCATTGTGACTGGATGGCCTCTATATTCCACTTCTTTGAAGTCGGCTATTCTTGCAAATGTTGGCCTTCCATGACTATTAACGTTACACTGCCCGTAGGTATTATCACCCCAGGCATATGCAGTTCCATCACATTTCATGGCCATAGAATGGTTCTTTCCACCTGAAATGGATATAACATAATTCAGACCTTCAATACGTACAGGTAGAATTCTAGTGTCTGTATCCTGGTGTTGATAGGCAGTTGGATCTACTTTTATTTGACCAAGGTCATTTTTCCCCCAACCCCATACTTCTCCACTAGCCTTTAATGCTAGAGAATGACCTCCACCCCCTGCAATAGCAACAACATCATTAAGACCAATTACCATTACCGGAGTATTCCTGTTCCCTGTAGTGCCATTTCCGAGTCTGCCACCGTTTAATCCCCAGGTCCACACTGTTCCATCGGATTTCAGGGCCATGGAATGATATTCTCCTGCCGAGATTCCTATTATATCTGTGAGACTAGTCACTTGGGCTGGATCCTGAGCATCGGAAAATGTGCCATTTCCTAACTGCCCGTAAGTATTGTTACCCCAAGCCCATACTGTTCCAACAGAGGTTAGGGCAAGGAAATGTTCTTTACCTCCAGATACTGAGATTGCTCCATCGGGTAATGTAATATTTTCCTTATAACTTGAATTATTTCCCCATTGTAAAAGGGTACTGTCTGATTTAATATATAGTGATCCTGTGTCACTTGTAGCTATTCTAATATTTTCCATAACAGGACTGCTAAACGGGGAAAAATCTACTTGTACAGGTGTCAATCTATCTTCTATTGAACTTCGGTCTCCCAACTGCCATGTAGCATTTTTACCCCATCCCCAGATAGTACTATCTGTTTTCATTACCACAGTATGATTAAGCCCTGTTGAAATAGCTGCAAGGCCTGGAATCGTTGGTATCATAACAGGTGTACTTCTAATTTCCTTTGTTCCGTCCCCCAACTGTCCGTGCCAGTTTATACCCCATGCCCATAAACTACCATCTGATTTTAATGCCATGGATCTTTCTCCACCACTATAAATTCCATTAACCTCTGATAAATTCCCAACTTGTCGAGGGTAAACTATATCTTCAGTTTGTTGAGAATAGGAGTCTAGGAGACCCAAACGCCCATTTCTATTGTTACCCCACGCCCACACAGTACCATCAGATCTAAGAGCCAAGGAATGACTACCACCACATACT belongs to Desulfitibacter sp. BRH_c19 and includes:
- a CDS encoding ferredoxin:thioredoxin reductase; translation: MDRKEKYRKWYAEVVDKLGYRFSDDQELVEFLLEQEVQIEKKYGSPYCPCQAMIGDRERDMKIVCPCIPFHREEFDQMKRCWCGLFVHKD
- a CDS encoding NrdH-redoxin, with amino-acid sequence MKVFLYALSTCFYCQKAKKFFKENNVDFEYVDVDLQEGEEKQKLIDEVMKLTGDVKFPVMKIDDKHLVGFNEEKLKELLF
- a CDS encoding tRNA-(guanine-N1)-methyltransferase, with amino-acid sequence MKVTDEKSLVEKVPFRAKIDGEPIIIIKVEDELFALHNQCPHLGCALHKGELEGYFLKCPCHDWIFDIRTGEFIDATEIKLPLYQTKIEEGTVYIFKEGRVD